A window from Opitutia bacterium ISCC 52 encodes these proteins:
- a CDS encoding aromatic ring-hydroxylating dioxygenase subunit alpha, which translates to MSTEISSSPTSLDYPRECSFSENDWGILSQMWYPIVLEEHIGDSPVKVKLLDTDLVIARLSDGFVVSKDLCIHRGAPLSKGWVKDDCLVCPYHGYRFDQEGQCVLVPSHPDWKIPSKLKLQTVLHEERYGLIWVCLSGEPTNQIPVWEPEESESSYRRFHLGPEVWDCSAGRLIENFIDNAHFSFVHQSSFGQEDSATMGAEYEFSQNEFTMTMEFDYKATNPDDSPIANAAQLDRHMHRTLFMPFCTRTVISYAEGREHVIHFNIAPVSARKAQIIAVFHRNFDHDVPVEDLLAWEKKIIYEDRAIVELQKPEEIPMDIAEEVHAKADRASLALRHWMIRIGLTGEITA; encoded by the coding sequence ATGAGTACTGAAATTTCATCATCCCCAACTTCGCTCGATTACCCACGCGAATGCAGCTTTAGCGAAAACGATTGGGGTATACTTTCTCAGATGTGGTATCCCATTGTTTTAGAGGAGCATATTGGAGACAGCCCGGTTAAAGTTAAATTGCTGGATACCGATTTGGTCATCGCCCGGCTTTCCGATGGATTTGTTGTATCGAAGGATTTATGTATTCATCGAGGCGCTCCTTTATCCAAAGGGTGGGTCAAGGATGATTGCCTTGTTTGCCCTTACCATGGCTATCGATTTGATCAGGAAGGGCAGTGTGTATTGGTCCCTAGTCACCCAGACTGGAAAATTCCGTCCAAACTCAAATTGCAAACCGTACTTCATGAAGAAAGATACGGGCTGATATGGGTGTGTCTCAGTGGTGAACCTACGAACCAAATTCCTGTATGGGAACCAGAGGAGTCAGAAAGTTCCTATAGGCGTTTTCATTTAGGACCCGAGGTCTGGGACTGTTCAGCGGGACGTCTTATTGAAAACTTTATCGACAATGCGCATTTCTCGTTTGTTCACCAAAGTAGTTTTGGACAAGAGGATAGCGCAACCATGGGAGCCGAGTATGAATTCTCTCAGAATGAATTTACGATGACAATGGAGTTCGATTACAAAGCTACGAACCCCGACGATTCACCTATCGCCAATGCGGCTCAACTCGATCGTCATATGCATCGCACGTTGTTCATGCCATTTTGCACCCGAACGGTCATCAGTTATGCTGAGGGTCGGGAGCATGTTATTCATTTTAACATCGCTCCGGTATCAGCACGCAAGGCACAGATCATTGCCGTGTTTCATCGCAACTTTGATCACGATGTTCCTGTGGAGGACTTGCTCGCCTGGGAAAAGAAGATTATATACGAAGATCGGGCTATAGTAGAATTGCAGAAGCCTGAGGAGATTCCCATGGACATAGCCGAGGAAGTGCATGCCAAGGCGGACCGAGCATCGCTGGCGTTGCGTCATTGGATGATTCGCATTGGTCTTACAGGCGAGATTACCGCTTAG
- a CDS encoding DUF1501 domain-containing protein gives MNKNYPRAKNKYNSHLPYYAGLNRRQFLHRVGGGIGSVALAHMLGQQKLLSASSFNANPLAQRSPHFEPKVKRVIYLFMHGGPSHVDLFDPKPDLIKYAGQALPESFGSVMTRRKVAHNPLLPPVRPFRPRGESGIEISDFLPHMSTVADDLCVMRSCHGDSVNHPQSVYQMNTGSILMGKPSLGSWVSYGLGSENQDMPAFVVMPDPEGGLKGGPPAWGSGFLPASYQGTTMRPGANPILNLKPPKEVSSGQQQSTLSLIHDLNQKHLEERDFDDSLAARVRSYELAYRMQTAAPDMIDISKESKATLKLYGVGEEPTNEFGTRCILARRMIERGVRFVQLYSGGTLGWDAHKNVEENHTEYCARTDKPVAGLIQDLKLRGLLHDTLVIWGGEFGRMPMSEQGTGRDHNPWGYSVVFAGGGVKGGMTYGSTDPVGLRAEENKIHVHDLHATILHLMGLDHERLTYFHNGREERLTDVSGNVVTDILS, from the coding sequence ATGAATAAAAACTACCCTAGAGCTAAGAATAAGTACAACTCACACCTGCCATATTACGCTGGTTTGAATCGACGTCAATTTCTGCACCGCGTCGGGGGAGGTATCGGATCAGTCGCTTTGGCTCATATGCTGGGACAGCAGAAACTATTGTCTGCTAGTTCTTTCAATGCTAACCCGCTAGCCCAGCGCTCCCCACATTTTGAGCCTAAGGTAAAACGGGTCATTTATCTCTTTATGCATGGTGGGCCTAGTCATGTGGACCTTTTTGATCCGAAACCAGATCTCATCAAATATGCAGGCCAAGCTCTGCCTGAGAGTTTTGGTTCAGTCATGACTCGACGGAAAGTGGCACATAATCCGCTACTTCCGCCAGTAAGGCCTTTTCGACCTAGAGGAGAGTCTGGGATTGAGATCAGTGATTTTCTGCCACACATGTCCACTGTCGCAGATGACTTATGCGTGATGCGTAGTTGCCATGGTGACAGTGTGAATCATCCGCAATCGGTTTACCAGATGAACACGGGATCCATTCTTATGGGAAAACCAAGCTTAGGTAGCTGGGTATCTTATGGGTTGGGTTCAGAGAATCAGGATATGCCCGCTTTCGTAGTGATGCCTGATCCTGAAGGTGGATTGAAGGGTGGTCCGCCAGCCTGGGGAAGTGGGTTTCTTCCTGCTTCCTACCAAGGGACAACCATGCGTCCGGGGGCTAATCCGATCTTAAACCTGAAACCGCCAAAGGAGGTTTCAAGCGGCCAACAGCAATCGACCTTAAGCCTTATTCACGACCTAAACCAAAAGCATCTCGAAGAGCGTGATTTTGATGACTCATTGGCGGCGCGTGTCCGTTCCTACGAATTGGCCTACCGCATGCAAACTGCCGCACCAGATATGATCGATATTTCAAAGGAGTCAAAAGCGACTCTCAAACTCTATGGGGTAGGAGAGGAACCGACTAATGAATTTGGCACACGCTGCATTTTGGCGAGGAGGATGATCGAACGGGGGGTACGTTTCGTTCAGTTGTATTCCGGAGGTACTCTAGGATGGGATGCGCATAAGAACGTTGAGGAGAATCATACTGAATACTGCGCTCGTACTGACAAACCCGTGGCTGGACTTATTCAAGACCTTAAATTGCGTGGATTGCTTCACGATACATTAGTGATTTGGGGAGGGGAGTTCGGACGTATGCCCATGAGTGAGCAGGGCACGGGGAGAGATCATAATCCCTGGGGATATTCCGTCGTTTTTGCCGGAGGTGGTGTGAAGGGTGGTATGACTTATGGGTCAACGGATCCGGTAGGTCTTCGTGCTGAAGAAAACAAAATCCACGTGCATGATTTGCACGCGACAATCCTTCATTTAATGGGACTGGATCATGAGCGATTAACCTATTTTCACAATGGACGTGAAGAGCGCCTGACGGATGTATCCGGAAACGTGGTCACTGATATACTGTCCTGA
- a CDS encoding DUF1549 and DUF1553 domain-containing protein, whose product MKIAALTHLFKIYCVGSILASGLFATTNYELVEPEITEKDLEHWSFQAVTDIQPPSVERVDQVRNPVDQFILARLEQEGLGLMPEANRNTLIRRLSFDLRGLPPSVEEVEKFMSDTTTSAYENLVDRFLASSDFGERWAQHWLDVARFAESDGFEHDAVRSEAWRYRDWVIQALNADLPYDEFLRLQIAGDELYPESDDAAIATGFLVAGADMPDINLMEERRHTVLNEMTTTTGLTFMGLTMGCAQCHDHKSDPISQADFYRLRAMFADMTIPKKSKQLSPRFIPLKDDIPQDHLMIRGDFRYKGPVVDAAFLRVVNQDGESVPKVPSESSKLGRRSALVDWLTDPNHPLTSRVAVNRFWQQVFGKPIVASPNDFGVLGYRPSHPELLDWLAAELVRQDWSIKELLRILFNSATYRQASLPVNEKWLKAMEVDPDNLLLSRMNRKRLEGEAIRDSMLAVSGKLNRKAGGPGVHPPLPSEVAITLLKKQWQVSEDVNDHYRRSIYLFVRRNLRFPMFDVFDRPDANASCGRRNISTTAPQSLTLLNSEFSIETARQLAGSIINESKGGSEEWVDRCYRRVLSRSPSADELNTGIRFIEKQTKALRSENRNVELLGTPFGAPSVDPYMGTALTDFCLAIFNLNEMIYLD is encoded by the coding sequence ATGAAGATCGCGGCACTAACTCATTTGTTTAAGATTTATTGCGTAGGCTCAATTCTCGCTTCCGGATTGTTTGCCACTACCAATTACGAGCTGGTTGAACCCGAAATTACAGAAAAAGATCTTGAACATTGGTCGTTTCAAGCTGTGACGGATATTCAACCCCCAAGCGTTGAACGAGTCGATCAAGTCCGTAATCCGGTTGATCAATTTATCCTAGCGAGACTTGAACAAGAGGGCCTCGGATTGATGCCAGAGGCCAATCGCAATACTTTAATCAGACGATTGTCCTTCGATTTGAGAGGACTGCCTCCATCGGTGGAAGAAGTAGAGAAGTTCATGTCTGACACCACCACTTCTGCATACGAAAATCTCGTAGATCGTTTTTTAGCGTCCAGCGATTTTGGAGAAAGGTGGGCGCAGCATTGGTTGGATGTTGCACGCTTTGCTGAGAGCGATGGATTCGAACACGATGCGGTAAGATCCGAGGCTTGGCGTTATCGAGATTGGGTCATCCAGGCACTTAATGCTGACTTACCTTATGACGAATTTCTTCGACTTCAAATAGCAGGGGACGAGTTGTATCCAGAAAGTGACGATGCAGCTATTGCTACCGGTTTTTTAGTGGCTGGAGCAGATATGCCAGATATTAATTTAATGGAGGAGCGACGTCATACGGTATTGAACGAAATGACGACTACGACCGGGCTGACATTCATGGGATTAACGATGGGATGTGCTCAATGCCACGATCATAAGTCGGATCCGATCAGTCAGGCTGATTTCTACCGCTTACGTGCCATGTTTGCGGACATGACTATTCCTAAGAAATCTAAACAATTAAGCCCACGATTCATCCCATTGAAGGATGACATTCCTCAAGACCATTTGATGATAAGAGGCGATTTCCGTTATAAGGGTCCCGTTGTTGATGCCGCATTCCTGCGAGTGGTTAATCAAGACGGTGAATCCGTTCCTAAAGTACCCAGCGAATCCTCGAAACTAGGTCGGAGGTCAGCGCTGGTTGATTGGCTGACGGATCCAAATCATCCCCTGACTAGCAGAGTTGCAGTCAATCGATTTTGGCAACAGGTATTCGGGAAGCCCATTGTTGCTTCTCCCAATGATTTTGGTGTATTGGGTTATCGTCCAAGTCACCCAGAGTTGTTGGATTGGTTAGCAGCAGAATTGGTGAGACAGGATTGGAGTATTAAAGAGCTGCTCCGCATCTTATTCAATTCAGCTACTTATCGGCAGGCAAGTTTGCCGGTAAATGAGAAATGGTTAAAGGCTATGGAAGTTGATCCAGACAACCTATTGCTTTCTCGTATGAATCGCAAGCGATTGGAGGGCGAAGCCATCAGGGATTCAATGCTAGCGGTCAGTGGCAAGCTCAACCGCAAAGCCGGAGGCCCCGGAGTTCATCCGCCACTTCCATCAGAGGTGGCCATCACCTTGCTCAAAAAGCAATGGCAAGTCAGTGAGGATGTGAATGACCACTACAGGCGCAGTATTTACTTATTTGTGCGAAGAAATCTTCGTTTTCCAATGTTCGATGTATTTGATCGCCCCGATGCAAATGCCAGTTGTGGAAGGCGTAATATTTCAACCACAGCTCCCCAATCATTAACGCTGCTAAACTCTGAGTTTTCCATTGAAACTGCACGGCAGCTTGCCGGTTCCATTATCAACGAATCGAAAGGCGGGTCGGAAGAATGGGTCGATCGTTGCTACCGCCGAGTCCTTTCCAGATCACCCAGTGCTGATGAATTGAACACTGGTATCCGTTTCATCGAAAAACAGACAAAGGCTCTAAGGAGTGAAAATCGTAATGTAGAGTTATTGGGGACTCCCTTTGGGGCTCCGTCTGTTGATCCTTATATGGGAACGGCACTAACTGATTTCTGCTTAGCTATTTTCAATCTTAATGAGATGATCTACTTGGATTAG
- the purH gene encoding bifunctional phosphoribosylaminoimidazolecarboxamide formyltransferase/IMP cyclohydrolase, which yields MSKLALLSVFDKTGLVEFAKTLTTTHGYTILSTGGSARTLRDAGIPVTDVSEYTGFPEMMEGRVKTLHPKVHGGLLCRRDKPDHLAEAEKNGVSMIDLVAVNLYPFEQVTANPDCSYEDAIENIDIGGPSMLRSSAKNHASVTVVCEPDDYDRVLESLSSEDESAKLNLRKELALKVYRRTSEYDKTISDNLSHQQAEPDLEAISGYPKNWEVGLPKVANLRYGENPHQQAALYGNFFDVYDQLQGKELSYNNILDITAATYLIGEFEEATVAILKHTNPCGVASADTILEAWHKAFETDKQAPFGGIIVANRTVDEELALAIKEIFCEVVIAPRFTDEALSQFAKRKNLRLMVAKDGVGADALREMRSVVGGLLVQDKDMKKANQAEYRVVSERQPTEDEWASLLFGWRVVKHVKSNAIVYAGDKRTLGVGAGQMARVDSSQVAVWKSQEAGLNLQDSIVASDAFFPFADGLLAAADAGATAAIQPGGSVRDEEVIAAANERGMAMVFTGVRHFRH from the coding sequence ATGAGTAAATTAGCGCTCCTTTCTGTATTCGATAAAACGGGATTAGTTGAATTTGCGAAGACACTTACCACTACACACGGATATACGATTCTATCCACCGGTGGAAGTGCTCGCACCTTACGCGACGCGGGGATTCCGGTGACTGACGTTAGCGAGTATACTGGCTTTCCCGAAATGATGGAAGGTCGCGTAAAAACGCTTCACCCAAAAGTCCATGGAGGATTGCTTTGTCGTCGTGACAAACCAGATCATCTTGCAGAAGCTGAGAAGAATGGGGTCTCCATGATCGATTTAGTTGCGGTGAATTTATATCCTTTCGAACAGGTGACCGCCAATCCGGATTGTAGTTATGAGGACGCCATAGAGAATATCGATATTGGGGGTCCTTCTATGCTGAGGAGTTCTGCAAAAAATCACGCCAGCGTGACAGTGGTTTGTGAACCGGATGACTATGATCGGGTTTTAGAATCTCTGAGCTCAGAAGATGAGTCGGCCAAACTAAATCTCCGAAAGGAACTTGCTCTGAAGGTCTATCGAAGAACTTCTGAATACGACAAAACTATTTCAGACAATCTTAGTCATCAACAAGCCGAACCAGACTTAGAAGCTATCAGTGGGTATCCGAAGAACTGGGAAGTAGGTCTACCCAAGGTCGCAAACTTACGATATGGAGAGAATCCTCATCAACAAGCCGCTCTCTATGGAAACTTTTTTGATGTATATGATCAGTTGCAGGGAAAGGAGCTGAGCTATAACAACATCCTGGATATCACGGCAGCCACTTATCTGATCGGAGAGTTCGAGGAGGCTACCGTTGCTATATTGAAGCATACAAATCCTTGTGGTGTAGCGAGTGCGGACACGATTCTCGAAGCCTGGCACAAAGCATTTGAGACTGATAAACAGGCGCCCTTCGGCGGAATCATAGTCGCGAACCGAACCGTGGATGAAGAACTGGCACTGGCGATTAAAGAAATTTTCTGCGAAGTCGTGATAGCTCCAAGATTCACTGATGAAGCACTCTCGCAATTTGCGAAACGAAAGAACCTTCGTCTTATGGTGGCCAAGGATGGAGTAGGGGCTGATGCCCTACGCGAAATGCGTTCAGTCGTGGGCGGATTATTGGTGCAGGACAAAGATATGAAGAAAGCCAACCAGGCTGAGTATCGTGTTGTGAGCGAACGGCAACCAACCGAAGATGAATGGGCTTCATTACTTTTTGGCTGGCGCGTGGTAAAACACGTAAAGTCGAATGCCATTGTCTATGCTGGTGATAAACGGACGCTTGGGGTCGGGGCAGGGCAAATGGCCCGTGTCGACAGTTCACAAGTAGCCGTATGGAAATCTCAAGAAGCCGGTCTTAATCTCCAGGATTCGATTGTGGCGTCGGATGCATTTTTCCCCTTTGCAGATGGATTACTTGCTGCAGCCGACGCTGGCGCTACAGCAGCTATACAGCCTGGTGGATCAGTTCGAGATGAGGAGGTTATCGCAGCAGCCAATGAGCGAGGAATGGCCATGGTATTTACCGGAGTCCGGCACTTTCGGCATTAG
- a CDS encoding M48 family metallopeptidase — protein MVALGGCYTVPETGRTSLNFISTGNELQLGISEFERMKYETPISSDPKMVGRLQRVGQRIAEAVGNDLPSAQWEFVLFDDPNMINAFALPGGKVGVYTGILDITSTDDELATIIGHEIAHVTARHGSERMSQGIAAAIGGVILHQAMEDDENRNEWTAAYGAASAYALAIPFSQGHELEADHIGVIYAAKAGYNPEAAIEFWMKMSLVKDGKEPSPFFSTHPSDYKRIDKLEALMPKVKPIYEQSKLRYR, from the coding sequence ATGGTCGCTCTAGGCGGATGCTATACGGTACCAGAAACAGGAAGAACTTCTCTCAATTTCATTTCTACGGGGAACGAGCTGCAACTTGGCATCTCAGAGTTTGAAAGAATGAAATATGAAACTCCTATTTCTTCAGACCCGAAGATGGTAGGAAGGCTTCAACGTGTAGGACAAAGGATTGCAGAAGCGGTTGGGAATGATTTGCCGAGTGCTCAATGGGAATTTGTGCTCTTCGATGATCCTAACATGATCAATGCTTTTGCCCTTCCAGGTGGAAAGGTCGGAGTATACACTGGCATCTTAGATATCACCTCCACAGATGACGAACTGGCAACGATCATTGGTCATGAAATTGCGCACGTCACGGCTCGGCATGGTTCTGAACGCATGTCGCAGGGGATCGCGGCCGCCATCGGTGGCGTTATTTTACACCAAGCCATGGAGGACGACGAAAATAGAAATGAATGGACGGCAGCCTACGGAGCAGCTTCTGCTTACGCACTGGCTATTCCGTTTTCTCAAGGCCATGAACTCGAAGCCGATCATATCGGAGTCATCTATGCTGCCAAAGCTGGTTATAACCCAGAAGCTGCCATTGAATTTTGGATGAAAATGAGTTTGGTCAAAGATGGCAAAGAACCTTCTCCGTTTTTCTCAACACATCCGTCCGACTATAAGAGAATTGATAAGCTGGAAGCGCTCATGCCCAAAGTGAAACCTATCTACGAGCAAAGTAAATTACGCTATCGATGA
- a CDS encoding M20/M25/M40 family metallo-hydrolase encodes MILDPLTVLQDLVRFPSVSADSAFKQGLAETRDYLESNLQAIGFDVQVISTPGQPIILGERLVDEDAPKVVIYGHYDVQPPDPLDLWKSEPFEPEIRDGRIYGRGAADNKGPLSVYLGAVSELLAENPNIALNIVFILEGEEEIGSPSFVPVLEAYAERIKGDFVFACDTGSLKPDQLTVTTGLRGISCIQVNLEGASQDLHSGLFGGAILNPIHALTDICHSLHNEDGTINVPGFYDSIDDTEQWERDELNRAGEDLDALKRFLGVDDFFPPPGLNASEAPRLAPTLEFNGIGGGYQGEGSKTVIPSKAFAKISCRLVANQNADRIQKLLIETIKDRCPPQMKLSFEIGHNGNPYLVVPPGKTNTPTDQNPALAKAFLANEKHGEALFGKRPVYLREGGSIPIIGDIKRILDMDTLLVGLYLPEDAMHAPNESFDLSMMSRGKELIKKILLDLN; translated from the coding sequence ATGATTCTTGATCCCCTGACTGTACTCCAAGACTTAGTCCGCTTCCCAAGCGTCTCAGCTGATTCTGCCTTCAAACAAGGCTTGGCTGAAACGCGGGATTATTTGGAAAGTAATCTCCAAGCCATCGGTTTTGATGTGCAAGTCATTTCAACCCCCGGCCAACCGATCATTCTTGGCGAACGCCTCGTAGATGAAGACGCTCCTAAAGTTGTTATTTATGGGCATTATGATGTGCAGCCACCCGATCCTTTAGATTTGTGGAAGTCTGAACCTTTTGAGCCTGAAATCCGTGATGGTCGAATTTATGGTCGAGGTGCGGCGGACAATAAAGGACCGCTCTCAGTTTACCTGGGTGCTGTCTCAGAACTTTTGGCTGAAAATCCGAATATTGCCCTCAATATTGTTTTTATCCTTGAGGGAGAAGAAGAGATTGGAAGTCCGAGTTTCGTGCCGGTCTTGGAAGCATACGCTGAGAGAATAAAGGGAGATTTTGTATTCGCGTGTGATACTGGAAGCTTGAAACCAGATCAGTTGACGGTGACCACAGGCTTAAGAGGCATTTCTTGTATCCAGGTAAATCTGGAAGGTGCCAGTCAGGATTTACATTCAGGCCTATTTGGAGGGGCTATACTAAATCCAATTCATGCTCTAACTGATATTTGCCACTCTCTTCATAATGAAGATGGCACCATCAATGTTCCTGGCTTTTATGATTCCATCGATGATACAGAGCAGTGGGAGAGAGATGAGCTGAACCGTGCAGGAGAAGACTTGGACGCACTGAAGCGTTTTCTTGGAGTTGATGATTTTTTTCCTCCTCCGGGATTAAATGCTTCCGAAGCACCCAGACTCGCCCCGACTCTAGAATTTAACGGCATTGGTGGAGGCTACCAAGGTGAGGGTTCAAAGACTGTAATCCCGAGCAAGGCATTTGCAAAAATAAGTTGTCGTTTGGTCGCAAACCAGAACGCCGATCGAATTCAGAAGCTTCTAATCGAGACGATCAAAGACCGTTGTCCTCCTCAAATGAAACTTTCATTCGAGATTGGGCATAACGGAAATCCATACCTCGTGGTTCCGCCAGGCAAAACGAATACTCCAACGGATCAGAATCCAGCTCTTGCTAAAGCATTTCTTGCCAACGAAAAGCACGGAGAGGCGCTTTTCGGTAAGCGTCCTGTCTACTTGAGAGAGGGTGGCAGCATTCCGATCATCGGAGACATTAAGCGTATTCTTGATATGGACACCCTGTTAGTTGGCTTGTATCTGCCCGAGGATGCCATGCATGCGCCGAATGAAAGCTTCGACTTGTCCATGATGAGTAGAGGGAAAGAGCTCATCAAGAAAATCCTGTTGGATCTGAACTAG